One Ricinus communis isolate WT05 ecotype wild-type chromosome 7, ASM1957865v1, whole genome shotgun sequence genomic region harbors:
- the LOC8288296 gene encoding flowering time control protein FPA, giving the protein MASRGGSRDRVRRDFVSSTSNYSRFEDSNSSSNKRSSSNPPSRHLWVGNLSHSIMENDLTDHFVRFGELDSVAFQPGRSYAFINFKNDDEAIAALKALQGFPLAGNPLRIEFAKADKSSVPSRDEDYLQRRDEQRSAMKGSPFSQRDSRLRAASPEPFYADKSKVSDKSAEPSEVLWIGFPALLKVDEMILRKAFSPFGDIEKITVFPGRSYAFVRFRNVMSACRAKETLQGKLFGNPRVHICFARNEGGSSGSGRTPLSPHFKSNGHPGASENFRQDRTFGNLTSDSRSPSLISNLDADSDVYGSKRKSMLHPSGSNTFDDWRFGEELRPPPDVYECHGSPRERGSHFDEFSLKLPQKASLYEEPWDLPEESYLFHGAKKLKTGSFLPDKELPEYPFSDLEQEKHAFPRAFSEFPQPEVFDKNYGYKPNSDRPTLPHGERTDHWKASYDNFQPVSATVLSNPGVRKRFSPEPEPSSLRLWKWEGTIAKGGTPVCHARGFPVGKALDIMLPEFLDCTARTGLDMLAKHYYQAASAWVVFFAPASDADIGYYNEFMHYLGEKQRAAVAKLDDKTTLFLVPPSDFSEKVLRVPGKLCISGVVLRLELPGPNLGPIHHPNERRDTNLLSFHGDAPPTPSGHFPSMQSLTELGRSVGDPSLLRDVATSGTPAAFSGSSHAVGRISDSYNESRHDYPIQQRNPMHGPNWSPHHPQISGNRNTPSQGYNTAIDPVSQEHHSAIPRAVQEDALAHYTSGMSSNTLSGNRQSSLQENKPSIPSSLPIAGLQPQQLAQLASSLLGQQRQPGSNPNVSMGEDIRQTNTMNPPENQVRTAQAHGFQNSRMVSDISTSQFGQPLKFQQQQHQASNVPKPVPTAVQREVQSVSSQMQNTSAQEEADGDPQKRLQATLQLAAALLQQIQQGKGT; this is encoded by the exons ATG GCTAGCCGAGGAGGAAGCAGAGACCGAGTTCGAAGAGATTTTGTATCTTCTACATCAAATTATTCTCGATTCGAAGACAGTAACAGTAGCAGTAACAAACGAAGCAGTAGTAATCCACCATCAAGGCATCTATGGGTCGGAAATTTATCTCACAGTATAATGGAAAACGACTTGACAGATCATTTTGTAAGGTTCGGTGAGCTTGATAGTGTTGCTTTCCAGCCTGGGCGTAGCTACgcctttattaattttaaaaatgatgaCGAGGCTATTGCCGCATTGAAGGCACTTCAGGGTTTTCCTCTCGCCGGCAATCCTCTTAGGATTGAGTTTGCTAAGGCG GATAAATCATCAGTGCCATCACGTGATGAAGATTACTTGCAACGGCGAGATGAACAACGCTCTGCAATGAAAGGATCCCCTTTCTCACAGAGAGACTCTAGATTGCGCGCTGCTAGTCCTGAACCTTTTTATGCTGACAAATCCAAGGTAAGCGATAAAAGTGCAGAACCCAGTGAGGTATTATGGATAGGTTTTCCAGCCTTACTGAAAGTAGATGAAATGATCTTAAGAAAGGCTTTTTCGCCATTTGGTGACATTGAAAAGATCACTGTATTTCCGGGTCGTAGTTATGCTTTTGTTCGGTTTAGGAATGTAATGTCAGCATGCAGGGCAAAAGAAACCCTTCAGGGAAAATTGTTTGGGAATCCTCGTGTACACATTTGTTTTGCCAGGAATGAAGGTGGCTCATCAGGTAGTGGAAGGACCCCCCTCTCTCCACATTTCAAGTCCAATGGTCACCCTGGAGCCTCTGAGAACTTCCGACAGGATAGGACTTTTGGAAACTTAACTTCGGATTCCAGATCTCCTTCTCTTATATCTAATTTGGATGCGGATTCTGATGTGTATGGCTCTAAAAGAAAGAGCATGCTGCATCCTAGTGGAAGCAATACATTTGATGATTGGAGGTTTGGGGAAGAACTACGACCACCACCAGATGTGTATGAATGCCATGGCAGTCCAAGAGAAAGGGGCTCTCACTTTGATGAATTTTCCCTAAAACTTCCTCAGAAGGCTTCATTATATGAAGAACCGTGGGACTTGCCGGAAGAGTCCTATCTCTTCCATGGAGCCAAGAAACTGAAGACTGGCTCCTTTCTTCCTGACAAAGAGCTTCCGGAGTATCCTTTCTCAGACCTAGAACAGGAAAAACATGCTTTTCCAAGAGCCTTTTCTGAATTTCCCCAACCTGAGGTCTTTGACAAAAACTATGGATATAAACCAAACTCTGATCGCCCTACTCTTCCTCATGGAGAAAGGACTGACCACTGGAAAGCATCTTATGACAACTTCCAGCCTGTCTCTGCTACTGTGCTTTCAAATCCTGGTGTGAGGAAAAGATTCAGTCCTGAGCCAGAACCATCCTCGTTAAGGTTGTGGAAATGGGAAGGAACTATCGCAAAGGGTGGAACTCCTGTCTGTCATGCTCGTGGCTTTCCTGTAGGAAAAGCCCTGGACATCATGTT GCCCGAATTTCTCGACTGCACTGCAAGAACTGGTCTGGACATGCTTGCAAAGCACTACTATCAAGCAGCTTCTgcatgggttgttttctttgcCCCTGCTAGCGATGCTGACATTGGGTATTACAATGAATTCATGCATTATCTCGGTGAGAAGCAGCGTGCTGCAGTGGCTAAATTGGATGATAAGACCACCTTGTTTCTTGTACCCCCATCTGATTTCTCAGAGAAAGTATTGAGAGTACCTGGGAAACTCTGTATTTCTGGTGTGGTTCTGAGGTTGGAGCTTCCTGGTCCGAATCTTGGTCCCATTCACCATCCAAATGAAAGGAGGGATACAAATTTATTGTCCTTCCATGGAGATGCACCACCCACACCTTCAGGTCATTTTCCTTCAATGCAGTCTCTTACAGAATTGGGCAGATCTGTAGGCGATCCATCTCTTTTGAGGGATGTAGCTACATCAGGTACCCCTGCAGCATTTTCAGGTTCATCCCATGCAGTTGGAAGGATATCCGATTCTTACAATGAGAGCAGGCATGATTATCCAATTCAACAGCGGAACCCCATGCATGGACCCAATTGGTCTCCTCACCACCCACAGATTTCTGGTAATAGAAATACACCATCACAAGGATACAATACTGCAATTGATCCTGTTTCACAGGAGCATCATTCGGCCATACCAAGGGCAGTCCAAGAAGATGCCTTAGCTCATTATACAAGTGGCATGTCAAGTAACACATTATCTGGAAACAGGCAATCGTCTCTTCAGGAAAACAAACCTTCAATTCCTTCATCTTTGCCTATAGCTGGCCTGCAACCACAACAACTTGCACAGTTAGCATCATCTCTTCTCGGGCAGCAGAGACAACCAGGGAGCAATCCAAATGTATCTATGGGGGAAGATATTCGGCAAACAAACACAATGAATCCGCCAGAGAACCAGGTTAGAACAGCACAGGCACATGGTTTTCAGAATAGTCGCATGGTTTCTGATATTTCAACATCTCAGTTTGGTCAACCACTAAAATTCCAGCAACAGCAGCACCAAGCTTCTAATGTGCCTAAACCAGTGCCAACCGCAGTCCAAAGAGAGGTTCAGTCAGTGAGTTCTCAGATGCAAAATACCAGTGCACAAGAAGAAGCGGACGGAGATCCACAAAAACGCCTGCAAGCAACACTACAGCTAGCAGCAGCTCTTCTTCAGCAGATTCAACAAGGAAAAGGAACTTAA
- the LOC8288295 gene encoding vacuolar cation/proton exchanger 2 isoform X1, with translation MDTHKTNDDPPIIRIHSNLEMESLEDKAVLDFQDDNKDSIGSKKQSFDGSEKGSLSALDLSTSFDVPRNSVLDSIKIVVFSAKINLLMPFGPLAILVDAISGNHGWVFLLCLLGIIPMAERLGFVTEQLAFFTGPTVGGLLNATFGNATELIISIYALRNGMIRVVQQSLLGSILSNMLLVLGCAFFSGGLVVAEREQVFNKGTATMNSGLLLMAVMGLLFPAVLHSTRTELHFGKSELALSRFSSCVMLVAYAAFLYFQLKSQKNLYIPVNDEQESQTWNADDEEAPEISKWEAIIWLFLLTIWISVLSEYLVDAIQGASSEWKIPVAFISVILLPIVGNAAEHAGAIMFAMKDKLDISLGVAIGSSTQISMFGIPFLVVVGWIIGRPMDLNFQLFETATLFITVLVVAFMLQEGTSNYFKGLMLILCYLIVAASFFVHMDPTSIEDPPKPSD, from the exons ATGGATACCCACAAGACTAACGACGACCCACCCATCATTCGAATCCATTCTAATCTTGag ATGGAATCATTAGAGGATAAAGCTGTACTTGACTTTCAGGATGATAATAAAGACTCAATTGGCAGTAAGAAACAATCTTTTGATGGCTCTGAAAAAGGGTCTTTATCTGCTTTGGATTTGAGCACTAGTTTTGATGTGCCAAGAAATAGTGTTCTTGATAGCATAAAGATTGTGGTATTCTCTGCCAAAATTAACTTACTTATGCCTTTTGGTCCATTAGCAATCCTGGTTGATGCAATTTCTGGCAATCAT GGTTGGGTTTTTCTTCTCTGCTTGTTGGGAATTATTCCTATGGCTGAGCGTCTGGGTTTTGTGACAGA GCAGCTGGCTTTCTTTACTGGACCTACAG TTGGAGGTCTATTAAATGCTACTTTTGGGAATGCAACAGAactaataatatcaatttacGCATTAAGAAATGGGATGATCCGTGTTGTTCAACAGTCATTACTTGGATCAATCTTGTCGAACATGTTGCTGGTGCTTGGATGTGCATTCTTCAGCGGTGGACTTGTGGTTGCTGAGAGGGAACAAGTTTTTAACAAG GGAACTGCTACTATGAATTCTGGTTTGCTGTTGATGGCAGTCATGGGCCTTCTATTCCCTGCTGTACTCCATTCTACACGAACAGAATTGCATTTTGGAAAGTCTGAGTTGGCTCTTTCAAGATTTAGTAGTTGTGTCATGCTGGTTGCATATGCTGCATTTCTCTATTTTCAGCTGAAGAGCCAGAAAAATCTTTACATCCCAGTAAATGATGAG CAAGAGAGTCAAACTTGGAATGCAGATGATGAAGAAGCTCCCGAGATCTCAAAATGGGAAGCGATCATATGGCTATTTCTTCTAACCATATGGATATCAGTCCTCTCAGAATATTTAGTTGATGCCATACAG GGTGCATCTAGTGAATGGAAAATACCAGTAGCATTTATTAGTGTTATCTTGCTCCCTATTGTTGGAAATGCAGCAGAACATGCAGGTGCTATTATGTTTGCCATGAAAGACAAGCTT GATATATCTCTGGGAGTGGCAATAGGCTCATCAACGCAGATATCTATGTTTGGG ATACCCTTCCTCGTGGTCGTTGGGTGGATCATCGGGCGCCCCATGGACTTAAATTTTCAACTTTTTGAGACAGCAACGCTTTTTATAACTGTTCTTGTGGTGGCCTTCATGTTGCAG GAGGGAACTTCGAATTACTTTAAAGGACTAATGCTCATCCTCTGCTACCTGATAGTTGCTGCAAGTTTCTTCGTACATATGGACCCTACTTCAATAG AGGATCCGCCGAAACCTAGTGATTGA
- the LOC8288295 gene encoding vacuolar cation/proton exchanger 2 isoform X2 has protein sequence MDTHKTNDDPPIIRIHSNLEMESLEDKAVLDFQDDNKDSIGTILVDAISGNHGWVFLLCLLGIIPMAERLGFVTEQLAFFTGPTVGGLLNATFGNATELIISIYALRNGMIRVVQQSLLGSILSNMLLVLGCAFFSGGLVVAEREQVFNKGTATMNSGLLLMAVMGLLFPAVLHSTRTELHFGKSELALSRFSSCVMLVAYAAFLYFQLKSQKNLYIPVNDEQESQTWNADDEEAPEISKWEAIIWLFLLTIWISVLSEYLVDAIQGASSEWKIPVAFISVILLPIVGNAAEHAGAIMFAMKDKLDISLGVAIGSSTQISMFGIPFLVVVGWIIGRPMDLNFQLFETATLFITVLVVAFMLQEGTSNYFKGLMLILCYLIVAASFFVHMDPTSIEDPPKPSD, from the exons ATGGATACCCACAAGACTAACGACGACCCACCCATCATTCGAATCCATTCTAATCTTGag ATGGAATCATTAGAGGATAAAGCTGTACTTGACTTTCAGGATGATAATAAAGACTCAATTGGCA CAATCCTGGTTGATGCAATTTCTGGCAATCAT GGTTGGGTTTTTCTTCTCTGCTTGTTGGGAATTATTCCTATGGCTGAGCGTCTGGGTTTTGTGACAGA GCAGCTGGCTTTCTTTACTGGACCTACAG TTGGAGGTCTATTAAATGCTACTTTTGGGAATGCAACAGAactaataatatcaatttacGCATTAAGAAATGGGATGATCCGTGTTGTTCAACAGTCATTACTTGGATCAATCTTGTCGAACATGTTGCTGGTGCTTGGATGTGCATTCTTCAGCGGTGGACTTGTGGTTGCTGAGAGGGAACAAGTTTTTAACAAG GGAACTGCTACTATGAATTCTGGTTTGCTGTTGATGGCAGTCATGGGCCTTCTATTCCCTGCTGTACTCCATTCTACACGAACAGAATTGCATTTTGGAAAGTCTGAGTTGGCTCTTTCAAGATTTAGTAGTTGTGTCATGCTGGTTGCATATGCTGCATTTCTCTATTTTCAGCTGAAGAGCCAGAAAAATCTTTACATCCCAGTAAATGATGAG CAAGAGAGTCAAACTTGGAATGCAGATGATGAAGAAGCTCCCGAGATCTCAAAATGGGAAGCGATCATATGGCTATTTCTTCTAACCATATGGATATCAGTCCTCTCAGAATATTTAGTTGATGCCATACAG GGTGCATCTAGTGAATGGAAAATACCAGTAGCATTTATTAGTGTTATCTTGCTCCCTATTGTTGGAAATGCAGCAGAACATGCAGGTGCTATTATGTTTGCCATGAAAGACAAGCTT GATATATCTCTGGGAGTGGCAATAGGCTCATCAACGCAGATATCTATGTTTGGG ATACCCTTCCTCGTGGTCGTTGGGTGGATCATCGGGCGCCCCATGGACTTAAATTTTCAACTTTTTGAGACAGCAACGCTTTTTATAACTGTTCTTGTGGTGGCCTTCATGTTGCAG GAGGGAACTTCGAATTACTTTAAAGGACTAATGCTCATCCTCTGCTACCTGATAGTTGCTGCAAGTTTCTTCGTACATATGGACCCTACTTCAATAG AGGATCCGCCGAAACCTAGTGATTGA